The Persephonella sp. IF05-L8 genome contains a region encoding:
- a CDS encoding outer membrane beta-barrel protein, with translation MKKVLGLAAAGLLAAGAAQAGTLTVANSDIVLYGGVSASYDWQDNDLGDFRNNDNFHVSTFAIGLMKKADANSPIGFNAAFASFTVPTLVASSSVINTPDANGNTLIKWGKTTDFKPWLAYVTIAPVEGLSIDAGLLWNKFGEAPLTILNRHYTRGILFTGHPVLYAGARANYDAGIVQVYAGYNQGGGLRQGTYTVGTTPVSYNISDAFEAGISFNLSDFVGFGSKVGLHTYNEAAGRNLYVLCTSVDFGIVKTGIEVDYTTLDDAVKRSNATATKAPFGYDANADDSAWGVALNIDIDLLDAQIANVTFPIRIEYVDNGNSTDDIGSGIYLTGKNSAWSFTITPTWKPTKNTFARLEAAYITTDKKVFVDDTGNDKDSRTVLAFEAGFLF, from the coding sequence ATGAAAAAAGTATTAGGTTTAGCAGCAGCAGGATTACTTGCAGCAGGTGCTGCACAGGCTGGAACTCTTACAGTTGCTAACTCTGACATTGTTCTCTATGGTGGAGTATCAGCATCTTACGATTGGCAGGATAATGACTTGGGAGATTTCAGAAATAATGACAATTTCCACGTTTCCACATTTGCTATAGGTTTAATGAAAAAAGCTGATGCAAATAGCCCAATAGGATTTAACGCTGCTTTTGCAAGCTTCACAGTTCCAACATTGGTAGCTTCTTCTTCGGTAATTAATACGCCAGATGCTAATGGTAATACCTTAATCAAATGGGGAAAAACTACAGATTTCAAACCATGGCTTGCTTATGTAACAATTGCTCCTGTAGAAGGACTTTCTATTGATGCAGGACTTCTCTGGAACAAATTCGGCGAAGCTCCATTAACAATTCTCAATAGACACTACACAAGAGGTATCCTCTTTACAGGACATCCAGTTCTTTATGCTGGAGCAAGAGCTAATTATGATGCTGGAATTGTACAGGTATATGCAGGATACAACCAGGGTGGTGGCTTAAGACAAGGAACCTATACTGTAGGAACAACTCCAGTAAGTTATAACATATCTGATGCTTTTGAAGCAGGTATCTCTTTCAATCTTTCGGATTTCGTAGGATTTGGTTCTAAAGTTGGATTACATACCTACAATGAAGCTGCTGGAAGAAACCTTTATGTTCTCTGCACCAGTGTAGATTTTGGAATTGTTAAAACAGGAATAGAAGTTGATTATACAACTCTTGATGATGCTGTAAAAAGGTCTAATGCAACAGCTACAAAAGCTCCTTTCGGATATGATGCAAATGCCGATGATTCTGCATGGGGTGTGGCTCTTAACATAGATATAGATTTACTTGATGCTCAAATTGCTAATGTAACATTCCCAATCAGAATTGAGTATGTAGATAATGGAAACTCTACAGATGATATAGGTAGTGGAATTTATCTCACAGGTAAAAATAGCGCATGGTCTTTCACAATTACACCAACATGGAAACCAACCAAAAACACATTTGCAAGACTTGAAGCTGCTTATATAACAACAGATAAAAAAGTTTTTGTTGATGATACTGGAAATGATAAGGACAGCAGAACAGTTTTAGCTTTCGAAGCTGGATTTCTTTTCTAA
- the mnmA gene encoding tRNA 2-thiouridine(34) synthase MnmA produces the protein MKKVAVALSGGVDSSVSALLLKEQGYDVIGITLKLSSIVCETDTQICCSPQDVKDAKKVSQHLGIEHYVLDWEDIFHKKVINYFLDEYKKGKTPNPCSICNREVKTGLLAKYAVEILGVDYLATGHYLGISNIEGHKVIRRGKDVKKDQSYFMALLEKKVLDYLIFPLSNKTKEEVRQIAQKYKIPVAQKSESFEICFTAGKTPGEYIDQLGLNINTAGDILLNTGEKVGKHKGLSHYTIGQRRGLGVAWKEPLYVLDKDIKTNSLIVGTRDKLLTDYVEAENLNLFVPEEFLFKKEVSVQGRYKQKPVEIKKVEKEKNKFRFYFKTPQPKFAPGQILAIYTDDKLLGGGVIV, from the coding sequence ATGAAAAAAGTTGCAGTTGCACTAAGTGGCGGGGTGGACTCCTCAGTGTCCGCCCTCTTACTTAAGGAACAGGGATATGATGTTATAGGGATTACCTTAAAATTATCATCTATAGTCTGTGAAACAGATACCCAAATATGCTGCTCTCCCCAGGATGTTAAAGATGCCAAAAAAGTATCCCAGCATTTAGGGATAGAGCATTATGTTTTAGACTGGGAAGATATTTTTCATAAAAAAGTAATTAATTACTTTTTAGACGAATATAAAAAAGGAAAAACTCCAAATCCATGTTCAATATGTAATCGTGAGGTAAAAACAGGTCTTCTTGCGAAATATGCTGTTGAGATTTTAGGAGTTGATTATCTTGCCACAGGACATTATTTGGGAATTTCAAACATAGAAGGACACAAGGTTATCAGAAGAGGTAAAGACGTAAAAAAAGACCAGTCTTACTTTATGGCACTTCTGGAAAAGAAAGTTTTAGACTACTTAATATTTCCTCTGTCAAATAAAACAAAAGAAGAAGTCAGACAGATAGCCCAGAAATACAAAATCCCTGTAGCCCAAAAATCAGAAAGCTTTGAAATATGTTTCACTGCCGGAAAAACTCCAGGAGAATATATAGACCAGCTTGGATTAAATATAAATACTGCTGGAGATATTTTACTTAATACAGGAGAAAAAGTTGGCAAGCATAAAGGCTTATCCCATTATACTATAGGTCAAAGAAGAGGGCTTGGTGTTGCATGGAAAGAGCCTCTTTATGTCTTAGACAAAGATATAAAAACAAATTCATTGATTGTAGGAACGAGGGACAAACTTCTAACTGATTATGTGGAAGCAGAAAATCTTAATTTGTTTGTTCCTGAGGAGTTTTTATTTAAAAAAGAAGTTTCAGTTCAGGGAAGATATAAACAAAAACCTGTAGAAATAAAAAAAGTAGAAAAAGAAAAAAATAAATTTAGATTTTATTTCAAAACTCCACAACCTAAATTTGCACCAGGGCAAATTCTTGCCATATACACAGATGATAAACTGTTAGGTGGCGGTGTTATAGTATAG
- a CDS encoding CCA tRNA nucleotidyltransferase: protein MLGIEKLLEKILHRQNVPKEQREEFDLDIKTKYVHGLLFYNSYFDHVAKALGKDTVCLIVGGWIRDRLLNRPVKNKVDVDFIVTTDPFEIVKKLKNILGKGDIFSFEKEKDVATIIFYEGQTRYRFDFSYMDISDIMSNSQLDFYDKEKEIIERVNQDLLQRDFTINAMAIVFDDALGMGASQTVLFDPSNGLEDLQTGIIRPVSYENIQKDPVRIFRGFRIAQQLDFELDKEYEKWVKKNKEIVKNSPVERIRDEILKIFEGEDSYKTIEKLISVGVFQQIVPEINEMVKIKNQGELHKYPLLEHSLKTVEYMEDFLKKKNY from the coding sequence ATGCTTGGAATAGAAAAGCTACTTGAGAAAATTCTTCATAGACAGAATGTTCCTAAAGAACAAAGGGAAGAATTTGATTTAGATATAAAGACCAAATATGTTCATGGGCTTTTATTCTACAACTCTTATTTTGACCATGTAGCAAAAGCCCTTGGGAAAGATACAGTCTGCCTTATTGTCGGAGGCTGGATAAGGGATAGACTATTAAACAGGCCTGTTAAAAATAAAGTTGATGTTGATTTTATTGTAACAACAGACCCATTTGAGATTGTAAAAAAACTGAAAAATATCCTTGGAAAAGGAGATATATTCTCTTTTGAAAAAGAAAAGGATGTGGCTACTATAATTTTTTATGAAGGTCAGACCCGCTACAGATTTGATTTCTCTTATATGGATATCTCTGATATTATGTCAAATTCCCAGTTGGACTTTTATGATAAGGAAAAAGAAATCATAGAGCGGGTTAATCAGGATTTACTCCAGAGAGATTTTACAATTAATGCGATGGCAATTGTTTTTGATGATGCACTTGGTATGGGTGCATCCCAGACAGTTTTATTTGACCCTTCTAACGGCCTTGAAGACCTTCAGACAGGAATAATAAGGCCTGTTTCCTATGAAAACATACAAAAAGACCCTGTAAGAATATTCAGAGGTTTTAGAATTGCCCAGCAGCTTGATTTTGAGTTAGATAAAGAATATGAAAAATGGGTCAAGAAAAATAAGGAAATAGTTAAAAATTCCCCTGTTGAAAGAATAAGAGATGAAATTTTAAAAATTTTTGAAGGGGAAGACAGCTACAAAACAATTGAAAAATTAATATCAGTCGGGGTATTTCAACAAATTGTTCCTGAAATAAACGAAATGGTAAAAATCAAAAATCAAGGAGAGCTCCATAAATATCCCTTACTGGAGCATTCTTTAAAAACTGTTGAGTATATGGAAGATTTTTTAAAAAAAAAGAATTATTAA
- a CDS encoding type IV pilus twitching motility protein PilT, with product MEQEKLAFTIDEIAKVAIDRDATDIHITAGAPPTIRIDGKITYLSEYPVMYPKDTQKFIYSIMNEKQKRAFEEKNEVDFSIGIKGVGRFRVNVYRQRGSVAAALRRIPFEIKPMEELGLIPSVKGLCHKSMGLVLVTGPTGSGKTTTLASMIDYINTNYPYHIITIEDPIEYLFPHKKSLVAQREVGNDTSSFATALKYALREDPDVILVGEMRDLETIRAALTAAETGHLVFATLHTNTAIQTINRIINVFPENEQEQIRTELSFVLQGVISQRLLPRIGGGRVLIHEVLIPTTGIRNLIRENKIHQIYGLMQSGQVGTGMQTMNQSIIRAIKEGLITEEDGMKVSPEPQELERLLKTLK from the coding sequence ATGGAACAAGAAAAACTTGCCTTTACTATTGATGAAATTGCGAAAGTTGCAATAGACAGAGATGCTACTGATATCCATATAACAGCAGGAGCACCTCCAACTATCCGGATTGATGGAAAAATAACTTATCTATCTGAGTACCCAGTTATGTATCCAAAAGATACCCAGAAATTTATCTATTCTATTATGAACGAAAAACAAAAACGGGCTTTTGAAGAAAAAAATGAAGTAGATTTTTCTATTGGAATTAAGGGAGTTGGAAGGTTCAGGGTAAACGTTTACAGACAAAGGGGTAGTGTTGCTGCTGCTTTAAGGAGAATTCCTTTTGAAATAAAACCTATGGAAGAACTTGGGCTTATACCCTCTGTAAAAGGTTTGTGTCATAAGAGTATGGGACTTGTGCTGGTCACTGGACCTACAGGTTCCGGTAAAACAACAACACTTGCTTCTATGATAGATTATATAAACACCAACTATCCTTACCATATCATCACAATTGAAGACCCTATAGAATATCTATTCCCACATAAAAAGTCTCTTGTTGCCCAAAGGGAAGTTGGTAATGACACCTCAAGTTTTGCTACTGCTTTGAAATACGCACTTAGGGAAGACCCTGATGTTATTCTGGTTGGTGAGATGAGGGATTTAGAAACAATTAGAGCAGCTCTTACAGCTGCTGAAACAGGACATCTTGTATTTGCAACTTTACATACAAATACAGCAATTCAGACTATAAACCGTATTATCAACGTTTTTCCTGAAAATGAACAGGAACAAATTAGAACAGAGCTAAGCTTCGTTCTACAGGGAGTAATTTCACAAAGACTTTTACCACGAATAGGCGGTGGCAGAGTTTTAATACATGAAGTTCTAATACCAACAACAGGTATTAGAAATCTAATTAGAGAAAACAAAATTCACCAGATATATGGTCTTATGCAGTCAGGACAGGTTGGAACAGGTATGCAAACAATGAACCAGTCTATAATCCGAGCTATAAAAGAGGGGCTAATAACCGAAGAAGATGGAATGAAAGTATCTCCTGAACCACAAGAATTAGAAAGATTACTAAAAACTCTTAAATAG
- a CDS encoding outer membrane beta-barrel protein has product MKKALSLVAAGLLAAGAAQAGTLTVANSDIEMTGGVTAGYFYATNIGNKNNDYFVVPNFAIDLTSKVNSIIGFTASFGRVEQATLLCPKAGEDATFGVDYAWVSIRPIEGLTIDAGKLTTNIGYELYHTYDNKNYIFGLVWNAQPVTYPGARATYSVMDGIDVYAEYNQDGRDAFAIGSLGSVAGFNYAISYYDYTAFKNLIDVVLSTEISGIEIGTNIDYQWLDDTAKTPGNDDSAYGIALYLSTKIDVFEIPVRIEYVNDGTSEIYSVAGNDAWTFTITPTWRPTQNTFLRAEFAYISTDKKGFPDDNGVLNQKDSRTVMGVEAGFVF; this is encoded by the coding sequence ATGAAAAAGGCGTTAAGTTTAGTTGCAGCAGGATTACTTGCAGCAGGCGCTGCACAGGCTGGAACTCTCACAGTTGCTAACTCTGACATTGAAATGACAGGAGGCGTAACAGCAGGTTATTTTTATGCAACAAATATAGGAAACAAAAATAATGATTATTTTGTTGTTCCAAACTTTGCAATAGACCTTACATCTAAAGTAAATTCTATAATTGGTTTTACAGCAAGCTTTGGAAGAGTAGAACAAGCAACTTTATTATGTCCTAAAGCAGGTGAAGATGCTACTTTTGGTGTGGATTATGCATGGGTTAGCATAAGACCAATTGAAGGATTGACTATAGATGCAGGTAAACTCACAACAAATATAGGATATGAACTTTACCATACTTACGATAACAAAAACTATATTTTTGGCCTCGTATGGAACGCACAGCCAGTAACTTATCCAGGTGCAAGGGCTACTTACTCAGTAATGGACGGAATTGATGTTTATGCTGAATACAACCAGGACGGAAGAGATGCTTTTGCGATAGGTTCTCTCGGTTCCGTAGCAGGATTTAACTATGCTATTTCTTACTATGACTATACGGCTTTCAAAAACCTTATTGATGTAGTTCTTAGCACAGAAATTTCAGGTATTGAAATTGGAACAAATATTGACTATCAATGGTTGGATGATACAGCAAAAACACCAGGTAATGATGACTCTGCTTATGGTATAGCTCTTTATCTCTCTACAAAAATAGATGTTTTTGAAATTCCTGTAAGAATTGAATATGTAAATGATGGAACAAGCGAAATATATAGCGTTGCAGGTAATGACGCTTGGACATTTACAATCACACCAACGTGGAGACCAACCCAAAATACATTCCTCAGAGCAGAGTTCGCTTATATTTCAACGGACAAAAAAGGATTTCCCGATGATAACGGAGTGTTAAATCAAAAAGACAGCCGAACAGTTATGGGTGTAGAGGCTGGATTTGTATTCTAA
- a CDS encoding HD domain-containing protein, with protein sequence MHKSFLEKLGKQEFFTEFNDISLLKFTAFFHDVGKISTAKQEFKGHDIKGKEIILNSINKKLSLGKKASEFIGNLVGSHLEIFRLLALKEADNLTNKELNFFWFRNKNLIPHLFILAYADAYATSENKEYLKKLELFVIFLQEYYFDIYIKEIVEQPLLNGKEIMEILGIKPSPIVGKIKEKLQNKQIEGKIKTKQQAIEFIKELYYNTAT encoded by the coding sequence ATTCATAAATCATTTTTAGAAAAATTAGGCAAGCAGGAATTCTTTACAGAGTTTAATGATATTTCCCTTTTAAAATTTACAGCCTTTTTCCACGACGTTGGAAAAATATCCACGGCGAAACAAGAATTCAAAGGTCATGATATAAAAGGTAAGGAAATCATTTTGAACTCTATAAATAAAAAATTATCTCTTGGAAAAAAAGCATCAGAATTTATTGGAAATCTTGTTGGTTCTCATCTGGAAATATTTAGATTGTTAGCTTTGAAAGAAGCAGACAACCTGACCAATAAGGAGCTAAATTTTTTCTGGTTCAGGAATAAAAATTTAATTCCTCATCTTTTTATCCTTGCCTATGCAGATGCTTATGCCACTTCTGAGAATAAAGAATATCTGAAAAAGCTTGAACTTTTTGTGATTTTCTTACAGGAGTATTATTTTGATATCTACATTAAAGAAATTGTGGAGCAGCCTTTGTTAAATGGAAAGGAAATTATGGAAATTTTAGGTATAAAACCTTCTCCAATTGTTGGAAAAATCAAAGAGAAACTACAAAATAAACAGATAGAAGGAAAAATAAAGACAAAACAGCAGGCAATAGAGTTTATAAAAGAACTATACTATAACACCGCCACCTAA
- a CDS encoding type II secretion system F family protein, with amino-acid sequence MPKFKYIARDKYGVKREDVIYAPDAGAAQIELEKQGFEDIKLQIVPQKKISVDIDILKPKVKEKDLALFTRQLGAMIAAGVGIAEALEILAEQMPNKTLREALNKVKEDVVSGMSLSKAMAKHPKVFPEFLVNLIEAAEESGNLDVILQRATQYYEKIAAIKRKIVSASWYPAMVVVIATSIILGILTFIVPTFAKLYANMGGQLPFLTQLLIDTSNLIKNNILLVIGGIIGLVILNKFIYSTKAGKEFYHRLFLKLPLLGNIFLKGAIAKFARTLATLIAGGVPIMRSLEISASVAGNVVIEKAILEAKDKVEKGQEIYKSLDPKIFPPILIAMIRVGEDTGRLDEMLDTIANFFEDEVDRTVEALISTIEPLLIVFIGTIVGVILIALYLPIFKMGELIQS; translated from the coding sequence ATGCCAAAGTTCAAATACATAGCAAGAGATAAATATGGTGTTAAAAGGGAGGATGTTATTTATGCTCCAGATGCAGGAGCTGCTCAGATTGAGCTGGAAAAACAGGGATTTGAAGATATAAAGCTACAAATAGTTCCTCAGAAAAAGATTTCTGTAGATATTGATATACTCAAACCAAAAGTAAAAGAAAAAGACCTGGCTTTATTTACCAGACAGCTTGGAGCTATGATTGCCGCCGGTGTTGGTATTGCAGAGGCTCTCGAAATACTGGCAGAACAGATGCCAAACAAAACTCTAAGAGAAGCCTTAAACAAAGTAAAAGAAGATGTTGTTTCTGGTATGTCCCTTTCAAAAGCAATGGCCAAACATCCCAAAGTTTTTCCTGAATTTCTGGTTAATTTGATAGAAGCTGCAGAAGAATCAGGTAATCTGGATGTTATTCTTCAAAGGGCAACACAATATTATGAAAAAATTGCCGCAATTAAACGAAAAATCGTAAGTGCTTCATGGTATCCTGCAATGGTTGTTGTTATTGCAACGTCCATTATTTTAGGTATTTTAACGTTTATTGTTCCCACTTTTGCTAAGTTATACGCGAATATGGGGGGACAGCTACCATTTCTTACACAATTATTGATTGATACAAGCAATCTTATCAAAAATAATATTCTTCTCGTTATTGGAGGCATCATAGGCTTAGTTATATTAAATAAATTCATATATAGCACCAAAGCTGGAAAAGAGTTTTATCACAGATTATTTCTCAAACTACCTCTTCTTGGAAATATATTCTTAAAAGGGGCAATAGCCAAATTTGCCAGAACATTAGCAACCCTTATCGCAGGTGGTGTTCCCATAATGCGTTCTCTTGAGATATCAGCATCTGTTGCAGGTAATGTAGTTATTGAAAAAGCCATTCTTGAAGCAAAAGACAAGGTAGAAAAAGGTCAGGAAATATACAAATCTCTTGACCCTAAAATTTTTCCACCTATATTAATCGCTATGATAAGAGTAGGTGAAGACACAGGTAGACTTGATGAGATGCTTGATACAATTGCAAATTTCTTTGAGGACGAAGTTGATAGAACAGTAGAGGCATTAATTTCAACCATTGAACCATTACTTATCGTATTCATAGGAACAATTGTAGGTGTAATTCTTATAGCTCTTTACCTACCAATATTCAAAATGGGTGAACTCATTCAATCATAA
- a CDS encoding ammonium transporter, which yields MKIKSLLFWAFSLLVPTISFAEEAKLDTGDTAWMITATAFVVLMTVGGLILFYGGMTRYKNIVNTVMMVLMAYALAIVVWFLWGYSIAFTDGYGALDAIAGGFSKFLMNGVDYKALSGTYPEWVFATFQSTFAAITIALASGAVIERMKFSTWLVFVVLWITFVYAPIAHVVWGGGFLFDAGALDFAGGTVVHINAGVTGLVLALLLGKRKDYKKTAILPSSVVLTALGAGLLWFGWFGFNAGSAFGANEVAGVALLTTNLATAAAVISWVLIEWITAKKPTLLGAASGAIAGLVAITPAAGFVNAAGALVIGFIAGIVGWFGVYVLKKALGYDDSLDAFGVHGLAGIWGAIATGFFALQPLAWDGSPLQNGDRMGQIIVQVESVLFTIVFTAIMTVILYFISSVITGGARVDEETETMGLDEATHGERGFNL from the coding sequence ATGAAAATTAAATCTTTACTGTTTTGGGCTTTCTCCCTGCTTGTGCCAACAATTTCCTTTGCTGAAGAAGCAAAATTAGACACAGGCGATACTGCCTGGATGATAACAGCAACAGCTTTTGTTGTTCTTATGACAGTGGGAGGACTTATCCTTTTTTATGGTGGAATGACAAGATACAAAAACATAGTTAACACTGTGATGATGGTTCTTATGGCTTATGCTCTTGCTATAGTTGTATGGTTTTTATGGGGTTATTCTATAGCTTTTACAGATGGTTATGGAGCTCTGGATGCGATAGCTGGAGGCTTTAGTAAATTCTTAATGAATGGAGTTGATTATAAAGCATTAAGCGGAACATATCCTGAATGGGTATTTGCAACCTTCCAATCAACATTCGCAGCTATTACAATAGCCCTTGCTTCCGGTGCTGTTATAGAAAGAATGAAATTTTCTACATGGCTTGTTTTTGTAGTTCTCTGGATTACTTTTGTTTACGCACCAATTGCCCATGTTGTATGGGGTGGAGGTTTCCTTTTTGATGCTGGAGCTTTAGATTTCGCTGGTGGAACTGTTGTTCACATAAACGCAGGGGTAACAGGTCTGGTTTTAGCACTTCTCCTTGGAAAAAGAAAAGATTACAAAAAAACGGCAATCTTACCATCTTCAGTTGTTTTAACTGCTCTTGGTGCAGGTCTTCTGTGGTTTGGATGGTTCGGATTTAACGCAGGTTCTGCATTCGGTGCAAACGAGGTTGCAGGTGTTGCTCTTCTTACAACTAACCTTGCAACAGCAGCAGCTGTTATTTCATGGGTATTAATAGAATGGATTACAGCTAAAAAGCCAACACTTCTTGGTGCTGCTTCAGGTGCTATTGCAGGTCTGGTAGCTATTACTCCAGCTGCAGGTTTTGTTAATGCTGCAGGTGCACTTGTAATTGGATTTATAGCAGGTATAGTCGGATGGTTCGGTGTTTATGTTCTTAAGAAAGCCCTTGGATATGATGACTCCCTTGATGCATTTGGAGTTCATGGACTTGCAGGAATTTGGGGAGCTATAGCAACTGGATTTTTTGCACTTCAACCTCTTGCATGGGACGGTTCTCCTCTCCAAAATGGAGACAGAATGGGTCAAATCATAGTTCAAGTAGAATCTGTTTTATTCACAATAGTGTTTACAGCAATTATGACAGTAATTCTCTACTTTATATCTTCTGTTATAACTGGTGGTGCCAGAGTTGATGAAGAAACAGAAACAATGGGTCTTGATGAAGCAACACATGGAGAGAGAGGATTTAATTTATAA